In Malus sylvestris chromosome 16, drMalSylv7.2, whole genome shotgun sequence, the following are encoded in one genomic region:
- the LOC126607793 gene encoding uncharacterized protein LOC126607793, whose product MRKATSKIAMIAVFLVIAFCVPLFSEAVIVVRHCSTDADCTSFQCSVDVSATCVNNYCNCQQASNINTRDSGLPNQYGLQSQCFNQTDCAKIGIICPTIGKLDCVDGQCKCIDEKAVARQRVDSGRLQPNRIGQCFSETDCNGITCSPGTPTCLDGHCLCVDSA is encoded by the exons atgcgAAAGGCTACGTCTAAGATAGCTATGATCGCCGTCTTCTTGGTCATTGCATTTT GTGTCCCATTATTCTCAGAAGCCGTGATCGTTGTTCGTCATTGTTCTACCGACGCTGACTGCACTTCGTTTCAATGTTCTGTCGACGTCTCAGCTACTTGTGTCAACAACTACTGCAATTGCCAACAAGCGTCAAATATTAATACACGTGACTCTGGCCTGCCAAATCAATATGGTCTCCAATCTCAATGTTTCAATCAGACGGACTGCGCCAAGATCGGTATTATATGTCCGACGATTGGAAAGCTCGACTGTGTTGACGGGCAATGCAAATGCATCGACGAGAAGGCAGTCGCACGCCAGAGAGTAGATTCTGGTCGGCTGCAGCCAAATCGAATTGGCCAATGTTTCAGTGAGACCGACTGCAATGGGATTACATGTTCTCCAGGAACTCCAACATGTCTTGATGGGCACTGCCTATGCGTAGACTCAGCTTGA